One genomic region from Leptospira tipperaryensis encodes:
- a CDS encoding deoxyribodipyrimidine photolyase, protein MFPKENLIRVRDCNQKPVREEEPYILYWMSMARRLAWNHSLDYAIHLSKKYKKEILIYEPLKMDYPWSSPRLHRFLLEGMATNAKDAKKLGLTYRAFVETKDNPIADVFRKLTERAALVVTDDYPAYIIPEMFSQVSSLIETKLLAVDSNSIIPLSSYGEFASAARILRPRIHRLFPEAWNFRSSKKPEKPFLERGESWLEKNPDSPLKIVRWFDPEENSDFRIFKKIDFLCPQVLPVKGKIGGRAEGLKLLKRFLKDGLAGYAEKRSQPKKPEDSHSSLLSPYLHFGSIAQEEVVSAVLDWNLETSWNPGIIIPENKNKREGYFHPDENVNSFLDELITWRDVGFLMFWKEPSFRKDLSILPDWIQKNLDFHRKDKRPFLYKKEDLESARTHDVVWNAAQKELVLSGGMHNYLRMLWGKKVIEWTRDYETAFEILEDFNNKYAYDGRDPNSYTGILWCFGLFDRPWFPERNVFGNIRTMSSDSTAKKFKLKSYFDYVDSLEGISTKLF, encoded by the coding sequence ATGTTTCCAAAAGAAAACCTCATCCGAGTTCGAGATTGTAACCAAAAACCCGTTCGAGAAGAAGAGCCTTACATTCTCTATTGGATGTCGATGGCGAGAAGACTCGCTTGGAATCATTCACTGGATTACGCGATCCATCTCTCTAAAAAATACAAAAAGGAAATTCTAATCTACGAACCTTTGAAGATGGATTATCCATGGAGTTCTCCCCGCCTTCATCGATTTCTATTGGAAGGAATGGCGACTAACGCGAAGGATGCTAAGAAGTTAGGTCTAACGTATCGAGCCTTTGTCGAAACAAAAGACAATCCGATCGCCGATGTGTTTCGAAAACTCACCGAGCGCGCCGCACTCGTAGTTACCGACGATTATCCTGCTTATATCATTCCTGAAATGTTCTCACAAGTTTCTTCGCTAATCGAAACAAAGTTGCTCGCGGTCGATTCCAATTCCATCATTCCGCTTTCTTCCTATGGAGAATTTGCTTCGGCCGCGAGAATTTTAAGACCTCGAATACATCGATTGTTTCCGGAAGCCTGGAATTTCCGGTCCTCGAAAAAACCGGAGAAACCTTTTTTGGAAAGAGGAGAATCCTGGTTGGAGAAGAATCCGGATTCTCCCCTAAAGATCGTTCGTTGGTTTGACCCGGAAGAAAATTCCGATTTTAGAATATTCAAAAAAATTGATTTTCTTTGCCCGCAGGTATTACCCGTAAAAGGAAAAATAGGGGGAAGGGCGGAGGGGCTCAAACTTCTCAAACGATTCTTAAAGGATGGATTGGCCGGATACGCTGAAAAAAGAAGTCAGCCAAAAAAACCGGAGGATTCGCATTCTTCTCTTTTGTCTCCGTATCTGCACTTCGGTTCTATCGCACAGGAAGAAGTAGTAAGCGCCGTTCTCGACTGGAATCTGGAAACGTCTTGGAATCCGGGGATCATCATTCCGGAAAATAAAAATAAAAGGGAAGGATACTTTCATCCGGATGAAAACGTAAATTCATTCTTAGACGAACTCATCACTTGGAGAGACGTCGGCTTTTTGATGTTTTGGAAAGAACCTTCGTTTCGAAAAGATCTCTCCATTCTTCCGGATTGGATTCAGAAGAATCTGGATTTTCACAGAAAGGACAAACGGCCTTTTCTCTATAAAAAAGAAGATCTGGAGAGCGCAAGGACGCATGACGTGGTTTGGAACGCGGCTCAGAAGGAATTGGTTTTATCCGGAGGAATGCACAACTATCTTCGTATGCTCTGGGGAAAAAAGGTGATCGAATGGACTCGAGACTACGAAACCGCTTTCGAAATTTTGGAAGACTTTAACAACAAATATGCGTATGACGGAAGGGATCCGAATTCCTATACCGGAATTCTTTGGTGTTTTGGTTTGTTCGACAGACCCTGGTTTCCGGAAAGAAACGTTTTCGGTAACATTCGAACTATGTCATCGGATTCGACCGCGAAGAAGTTCAAACTGAAATCGTATTTTGATTACGTGGATTCCTTGGAAGGAATTTCCACGAAGTTGTTTTAG
- a CDS encoding class I SAM-dependent methyltransferase has translation MDFSSQTLNETCPCCGTDRWKFLYHSTFNNYNIPIFLCVSCGLQTQFPRPKASELYTEEYYSGNADFSYRDERKTETFDRYVWKARIKNIQKFKRKGEFLDVGCSFGGFLNCAKEAGFGVTGVEISPYSAKVAEARGFKVFTGEFLEADLPENFFDVITLVEVIEHLSEPPQVFAKLNRILKPGGLLLLQTANFEGWQAIDAGASYHYYLPGHFYYYSESNLKKILDHSGFADHITYPGVDFSLSAKLLKSRGSFQSWIDYWKWIRIGIYHWKSKFKKKGRPLTSSMVLYSFKVE, from the coding sequence TTGGATTTTTCTAGCCAAACTCTAAACGAAACCTGTCCCTGCTGCGGAACAGATCGTTGGAAATTCTTATATCATTCTACATTTAATAATTATAATATACCGATATTCTTGTGTGTTTCCTGCGGTTTACAAACGCAATTCCCGAGACCCAAAGCGTCCGAGTTATACACGGAAGAATATTATTCCGGAAACGCAGACTTTTCTTATAGAGACGAAAGAAAAACGGAAACATTCGATCGTTATGTCTGGAAAGCGCGTATCAAGAACATTCAAAAATTCAAACGTAAGGGAGAATTTTTAGACGTCGGTTGTTCTTTTGGCGGATTTTTAAACTGCGCCAAGGAAGCCGGATTTGGAGTGACCGGCGTGGAGATTTCTCCTTATTCCGCGAAAGTAGCCGAGGCAAGAGGATTCAAAGTTTTCACGGGAGAATTCTTAGAAGCAGATCTTCCCGAAAATTTTTTCGACGTAATCACTCTTGTCGAAGTGATCGAACATCTTTCCGAACCTCCTCAAGTTTTTGCAAAACTAAATCGGATTCTAAAACCCGGAGGCCTTTTACTTTTACAAACCGCGAACTTCGAAGGATGGCAAGCGATCGACGCGGGTGCGAGTTATCACTATTATCTGCCGGGACATTTTTACTATTATTCCGAATCCAATCTGAAAAAAATTCTTGATCATTCCGGTTTCGCCGATCATATCACGTATCCCGGAGTCGACTTTTCTCTCTCCGCAAAATTACTCAAGTCCAGAGGTAGTTTCCAGTCTTGGATCGATTATTGGAAATGGATCCGTATCGGAATCTATCACTGGAAAAGCAAATTCAAAAAGAAAGGCAGACCATTGACTTCGTCGATGGTACTGTACAGCTTCAAGGTAGAATGA
- the groES gene encoding co-chaperone GroES, translating to MASIKPLGDRVLVEPRQEAEEKIGSIFVPDTAKEKPQEGKVVEVGSGKYEDGKLIPLEVKVGDTVLYGKYSGTEIKSEGKEYLIIRESDILAVVKK from the coding sequence ATGGCATCGATTAAACCTCTGGGCGACAGAGTCCTCGTAGAACCAAGACAGGAAGCCGAGGAAAAAATCGGCAGCATTTTCGTTCCTGATACGGCAAAAGAAAAACCTCAAGAAGGGAAAGTCGTAGAAGTCGGAAGCGGCAAATACGAAGACGGAAAGCTCATCCCTCTCGAAGTAAAAGTAGGCGATACCGTCCTTTACGGGAAATATTCCGGAACTGAAATCAAATCCGAAGGCAAAGAATACCTCATCATCCGTGAGAGCGATATTCTCGCCGTTGTTAAAAAATAA
- a CDS encoding adenylate/guanylate cyclase domain-containing protein, whose protein sequence is MSLSLFYERIFFKRSRFLRKELISNREISILNFVNLFHSFKNALHTLDRKSMPESVLEVLKKEELNGIIITNYFRYLIAFFFAIQVIANLDAGSKTTNLIAFSAYLILTVTHTIVIRAFPDSIISIFNYITLIAEYILILLILLFYTFTVPNMDFGFTLKNPINLFYLFPIIYSLLQFRIRFVFIGLFLFYIFYFSILWLAISSGKLTYAQHWGEYVSGPAVLLEDIITGKPILYFCFSIVIAIGIFRTVSMVRRIGIAEGQKTELSRYFSPKIVNEMMENPQTLQSGNRQIVSILFLDIRNFTSMSENMDPKELSELLSEFRKIMMECVFENNGTLDKYIGDAVMATFGTPHPSPSAEVDARNAVGCGVIMQKRLSEWNFQRKSEGKIPITIGIGIHTGEVFAGNIGNELHREYTVIGDAVNTASRIESLCKLLKKSFLISKETKELLGGKYTLNRMPRVKVKGKEEPLQVYEVLWG, encoded by the coding sequence TTGTCCTTGTCCCTTTTTTATGAAAGAATTTTTTTCAAAAGAAGCCGCTTCCTCCGGAAAGAATTGATTTCGAATCGTGAAATTTCTATCTTGAACTTTGTGAATCTATTTCATTCTTTTAAAAACGCGCTGCATACTTTGGACCGTAAGTCCATGCCGGAATCGGTCTTGGAAGTCCTAAAAAAAGAGGAATTGAACGGGATCATCATCACCAATTATTTCCGTTATCTCATCGCGTTCTTTTTTGCGATTCAGGTGATCGCCAACTTGGACGCGGGAAGTAAAACCACAAACTTGATCGCGTTTTCCGCATACTTGATTTTAACCGTAACACATACGATCGTGATCCGAGCTTTTCCGGATTCTATCATTTCCATTTTTAATTATATCACTCTGATTGCGGAATATATTCTCATTCTACTCATTCTTCTTTTTTATACCTTTACCGTCCCGAATATGGATTTCGGATTTACTTTAAAAAATCCGATCAACCTGTTTTATCTTTTTCCGATCATCTATTCCTTGTTACAGTTCCGGATCCGTTTCGTCTTTATAGGTCTTTTTCTTTTTTATATTTTCTACTTTTCCATTCTTTGGTTGGCCATATCTTCCGGAAAACTTACCTACGCGCAACACTGGGGTGAATACGTCAGTGGCCCCGCAGTTTTGTTAGAAGATATCATCACCGGAAAACCCATCTTATATTTTTGTTTTTCCATCGTAATCGCTATCGGAATCTTTCGTACCGTTTCCATGGTAAGAAGAATCGGGATCGCCGAAGGTCAAAAGACTGAACTCTCCAGATACTTTTCTCCAAAGATCGTAAACGAGATGATGGAAAATCCCCAGACTCTTCAGAGTGGAAATCGTCAGATCGTGAGCATTCTCTTTTTGGACATTCGTAACTTTACTTCTATGTCCGAGAATATGGATCCGAAAGAACTCAGCGAACTTCTATCAGAATTTCGTAAAATTATGATGGAATGCGTTTTTGAAAACAACGGAACCTTGGACAAGTATATCGGAGACGCGGTGATGGCAACTTTTGGAACTCCTCACCCTTCTCCATCCGCCGAAGTCGACGCAAGAAACGCCGTCGGTTGCGGAGTGATCATGCAAAAACGTCTTTCCGAATGGAACTTCCAACGCAAGTCCGAAGGCAAAATACCGATCACGATCGGAATCGGAATTCATACGGGGGAAGTTTTTGCGGGGAATATCGGAAACGAACTTCACAGAGAATACACGGTAATCGGAGACGCGGTCAACACGGCATCCCGTATCGAATCCCTCTGCAAACTTTTGAAAAAATCCTTTTTGATTTCCAAAGAAACCAAGGAACTGTTAGGCGGGAAATACACTCTCAACCGAATGCCTCGTGTAAAAGTCAAGGGCAAGGAAGAACCGTTGCAAGTTTATGAGGTACTTTGGGGCTAA
- a CDS encoding ATP-grasp domain-containing protein produces MKQKGYFLSIGAGINQVPLISSATNLGYTVIAVDQSDRAPGLGLVPLRILESVTEYRKILKTASELPLQGKIVGVGTRSYGKATYTTSYIADKMKLRYAPLASVEICSDKNLLKAAAERVGILVPESLDLHSGISKTQFPFVLKPARGNSKEGIRTFYHPEEWEHYLKSKKKLPRPKTSAKKKNAASVAEKEEWIAQEYIPGFEITVCGLVQNKEFFPASISHKDVTSYAPYLEIAHTLPFLHPELVGEILLNCRALVSATKMNNCPFVAEFRINPLGEIYLIEAVPEVGGEFLADYLIPNYFGTFYFENLVRLLVGEKIKPFVQFSQVPKKYAGVFFSAPPEGKSKFVEHSSFQTHGKEKLILDLKWKHPGDILKTNDGNSVRTRSVALVGPEQNNQSPEEWKTSVQKRLEGKFESV; encoded by the coding sequence ATGAAACAGAAGGGGTATTTTCTTTCCATCGGAGCCGGTATCAACCAAGTACCCCTCATCTCTTCCGCCACCAACTTGGGATACACGGTCATCGCCGTGGATCAAAGCGATCGCGCCCCCGGACTGGGCCTCGTCCCTCTTCGAATCTTAGAATCAGTAACAGAATATCGTAAAATTCTTAAGACCGCCTCCGAACTTCCTCTGCAAGGAAAAATCGTCGGAGTAGGAACTCGTTCCTACGGAAAGGCGACTTATACTACTTCTTATATCGCGGATAAGATGAAGCTGCGTTATGCGCCTCTTGCCTCCGTTGAAATCTGTTCGGATAAGAATCTTCTGAAAGCAGCCGCAGAAAGGGTCGGAATTTTAGTTCCAGAAAGTTTGGATCTTCATTCCGGGATTTCAAAAACTCAGTTTCCTTTTGTATTAAAACCCGCGCGCGGAAATAGCAAAGAAGGAATTCGTACCTTTTATCATCCGGAAGAATGGGAACACTATCTCAAGTCTAAGAAAAAACTTCCTCGTCCCAAAACATCCGCTAAAAAGAAAAATGCGGCGAGCGTCGCGGAGAAAGAAGAATGGATCGCACAAGAATACATTCCCGGATTTGAAATCACCGTTTGCGGACTTGTGCAAAACAAGGAATTCTTTCCCGCTTCGATCTCTCACAAAGACGTAACTTCTTACGCGCCTTATTTAGAAATTGCTCATACACTTCCCTTTTTACATCCTGAACTCGTAGGAGAAATTCTCCTCAATTGCAGAGCCCTCGTCTCTGCGACAAAGATGAACAACTGTCCCTTTGTCGCGGAATTTAGAATAAATCCTCTCGGAGAAATTTATCTCATCGAAGCCGTTCCCGAAGTCGGAGGCGAATTTTTAGCTGACTATCTCATTCCTAATTATTTCGGAACTTTCTATTTTGAGAATCTTGTCAGACTCTTGGTCGGAGAAAAGATCAAACCGTTTGTGCAATTTTCTCAGGTTCCCAAAAAATACGCGGGAGTGTTTTTCTCAGCTCCTCCCGAAGGAAAATCCAAGTTTGTAGAACATTCTTCTTTTCAAACCCATGGAAAAGAAAAACTCATCTTGGATTTGAAATGGAAACATCCAGGTGATATTTTAAAAACAAACGACGGGAACTCTGTTCGAACTCGAAGTGTTGCGCTCGTCGGGCCGGAGCAAAACAATCAAAGTCCGGAAGAATGGAAAACTTCCGTACAAAAAAGACTGGAAGGCAAGTTTGAATCCGTCTGA
- a CDS encoding SIMPL domain-containing protein, with the protein MKQFFTLLLLATSFFGLSSETKQTVLVSGTGSGIVETEYIQISFSVEVEDKDHKVAQEKNLERTTSVIKTLAKKFKIGAKDIYSTDYSLQRQYLNDGKQRPYLSTSGILLKLRNLNLYKEILLELQNIGVNQVGGIEFKADNVQKQEKEALVAALEDAKNKALILATSIGKTNVIPIRIVESDSNINPQVFYQMKGRESESSPLSVGERKIQAKVSVEFEVQ; encoded by the coding sequence ATGAAACAATTTTTTACCCTCCTACTACTCGCGACCTCGTTTTTCGGACTTTCCTCCGAGACAAAACAAACCGTTCTCGTATCCGGGACCGGTTCCGGGATCGTCGAAACCGAATACATTCAAATTAGTTTTTCCGTGGAAGTGGAAGACAAAGACCACAAAGTAGCCCAAGAAAAGAATTTGGAAAGAACGACCTCCGTAATCAAAACCCTTGCCAAGAAGTTTAAGATCGGAGCGAAAGACATCTATAGTACGGACTATTCCCTTCAGAGACAGTATCTAAACGATGGAAAACAAAGACCTTATCTTTCCACATCCGGGATTCTTCTGAAATTAAGAAATTTGAATTTATACAAAGAGATTCTTTTGGAATTACAAAACATAGGAGTCAACCAAGTCGGCGGAATCGAGTTCAAGGCGGATAACGTTCAAAAACAAGAAAAGGAAGCTCTTGTCGCCGCTTTGGAAGACGCAAAAAACAAAGCCCTGATTCTCGCGACTTCGATCGGAAAAACGAATGTGATCCCGATTCGAATTGTTGAATCTGATTCTAACATAAACCCTCAGGTTTTCTATCAGATGAAAGGAAGGGAAAGCGAATCCTCCCCTCTTTCCGTGGGAGAAAGAAAGATCCAAGCCAAGGTCAGTGTGGAATTCGAAGTTCAGTAA
- a CDS encoding oxidoreductase: MSQKIALVAGASGLIGKYLLEELSHCGDYSKIYALVRRAGSITGAEEIVSDYDTLSATSLPKGITDVFCSLGTTISKAGSQENFRKVDYEYVLKLAKLTKSAGAKSFLVVSALGADFKSMVFYNRVKGEMERDLEKVGFSFTGIFRPSLLEGEREENRFGETVGHLLFKVVNPFLLGGTRKYRSIHGRTVAKAMITIAQKEPAGVRILESDRIESIGSQ, translated from the coding sequence ATGAGTCAAAAAATTGCATTGGTCGCCGGCGCCTCCGGTCTGATCGGAAAGTATCTTTTGGAAGAATTGTCTCATTGCGGCGACTATTCTAAGATCTACGCTCTCGTAAGAAGGGCCGGATCGATCACAGGAGCCGAAGAAATTGTTTCGGATTATGACACGTTATCTGCTACATCGCTTCCAAAAGGTATCACGGATGTATTTTGCAGTTTGGGAACTACGATTTCCAAAGCCGGGAGCCAGGAGAATTTTAGAAAAGTGGATTACGAATACGTTTTAAAACTCGCAAAACTTACCAAATCCGCCGGCGCGAAATCCTTTTTGGTAGTGAGCGCTCTCGGAGCGGATTTTAAGTCGATGGTTTTTTACAATCGAGTCAAGGGCGAGATGGAAAGGGATCTTGAGAAGGTAGGCTTTTCTTTTACGGGAATCTTTCGTCCTTCTTTGCTCGAGGGAGAACGGGAGGAAAATCGTTTTGGTGAAACCGTAGGACATCTTTTATTCAAGGTCGTAAATCCCTTCCTTTTGGGAGGAACTCGAAAATACAGATCGATTCACGGAAGAACGGTTGCAAAGGCAATGATTACGATCGCGCAAAAAGAACCGGCCGGGGTTCGGATCTTAGAATCCGATAGAATCGAATCCATCGGAAGCCAG
- a CDS encoding class I SAM-dependent methyltransferase, which yields MNPSEPSSQSAWNTHYTRNKSRLGYPDENLVRMLSKIKTNTEESSVPKRALDFGAGSGRHCILLNEFAYQVYATDYTENAVQTISKEYPFVKAIISDRPPFPFENGFFDLIVSWGVLHYNSVELAKQILDEKKRILKPGGFLAGSVRAVGDTHLQAQGTTIQTPDLKGAYSRFYTLEELKQDLNGFSQVEFGYTERTPLGKLEERICHWIFLAKL from the coding sequence TTGAATCCGTCTGAACCTTCTTCACAGTCGGCTTGGAATACTCATTATACTCGAAACAAATCCAGGCTCGGTTATCCGGATGAAAATCTGGTAAGAATGCTTTCTAAAATCAAAACAAACACGGAAGAATCTTCAGTTCCCAAAAGGGCGCTGGATTTCGGTGCAGGTTCCGGAAGACACTGCATTTTGTTAAACGAATTCGCTTATCAAGTCTACGCGACGGATTATACGGAGAACGCCGTCCAAACGATTTCCAAAGAATATCCGTTTGTTAAAGCCATAATCAGCGATCGTCCGCCCTTCCCCTTTGAAAACGGATTCTTCGACTTGATCGTAAGTTGGGGAGTTCTCCACTACAACAGCGTAGAACTCGCAAAACAAATCCTAGATGAGAAAAAAAGAATTTTGAAACCGGGAGGATTTCTCGCCGGTTCGGTCCGCGCCGTGGGAGATACGCACCTCCAGGCGCAAGGGACCACCATCCAAACCCCCGATCTCAAAGGCGCTTATTCTCGATTTTATACATTAGAAGAATTGAAACAAGATCTGAACGGTTTTTCTCAAGTCGAGTTCGGATACACCGAAAGAACTCCCCTTGGAAAACTGGAAGAAAGGATTTGTCATTGGATTTTTCTAGCCAAACTCTAA
- a CDS encoding DUF962 domain-containing protein produces MTAEAAPKTYDTFKEFWPFYLGEHSHPLNRTLHFIGTSIALGWILTAIINLNPYYIFAALFSGYFFAWIGHFFIEKNRPATFTYPFKSFMGDWLMYFYILTGQIGKELEKIGKK; encoded by the coding sequence ATGACCGCAGAAGCCGCACCTAAGACTTATGATACGTTTAAAGAATTTTGGCCCTTTTACTTAGGGGAACATTCCCATCCGCTCAACCGAACTCTTCACTTTATCGGAACTTCTATCGCTCTCGGTTGGATTTTAACGGCGATCATCAATTTAAATCCGTATTACATTTTCGCCGCGCTTTTTTCCGGTTACTTCTTTGCTTGGATCGGTCATTTTTTTATTGAGAAGAATCGTCCGGCAACTTTTACTTATCCGTTCAAATCGTTTATGGGTGACTGGTTGATGTATTTCTACATTCTCACCGGGCAGATCGGAAAGGAACTCGAGAAGATCGGTAAGAAGTAA
- a CDS encoding DUF1579 family protein codes for MGKEKFETSKREGIHKEFESFVGNWKGVNQMMFKEGEVTDESPISGSIKLVLGGRFLLHEYKGSYAGESLEGIAIYGYHIDRKRYESAWIESFGMGSGILFSQGESGVPDFSFTGHYGGETPETKWGWKTHLEKDGENKLIIFSQNLRPTGEKAGGVRILYDRVS; via the coding sequence ATGGGCAAAGAAAAGTTTGAAACTTCAAAACGAGAAGGTATCCACAAAGAATTCGAATCCTTCGTAGGAAACTGGAAAGGTGTAAACCAGATGATGTTCAAAGAGGGAGAAGTCACCGACGAATCCCCGATCAGCGGAAGCATAAAACTTGTGTTAGGTGGAAGATTTCTACTTCACGAATACAAGGGAAGTTACGCGGGAGAATCTCTGGAAGGAATCGCGATCTACGGATATCATATCGATCGCAAACGATACGAATCCGCCTGGATCGAAAGTTTCGGAATGGGAAGCGGAATTCTTTTTTCCCAAGGAGAATCGGGAGTCCCCGATTTTTCTTTTACGGGCCACTACGGCGGAGAAACTCCGGAAACAAAATGGGGTTGGAAAACCCATCTCGAAAAAGACGGAGAAAATAAACTCATCATCTTTTCGCAGAATCTCAGACCGACCGGAGAAAAAGCCGGTGGAGTCAGAATTCTTTACGACAGAGTCAGTTGA
- the groL gene encoding chaperonin GroEL (60 kDa chaperone family; promotes refolding of misfolded polypeptides especially under stressful conditions; forms two stacked rings of heptamers to form a barrel-shaped 14mer; ends can be capped by GroES; misfolded proteins enter the barrel where they are refolded when GroES binds) has product MAKEIEYNETARRKLLEGVNKLANAVKVTLGPKGRNVVIDKKFGAPTITKDGVTVAKEIELEDALENMGAQMVKEVSTKTNDVAGDGTTTATILAQSIINEGLKNVTAGANPMSLKRGIDKAVTAAVESIQKRAVKIENKKDIANVATISANNDSAIGNLIADAMDKVGKDGVITVEEAKSIETTLDVVEGMQFDRGYISPYMVTDPESMIATLNDPFILIYDKKISSMKDLIHVLEKVAQAGKPLVIISEEVEGEALATIVVNTLRKTISCVAVKAPGFGDRRKSMLEDIAILTGGQVISEDLGMKLENATLQMLGRANKVTVDKENTTIIEGKGQTKDIQGRIGQIKKQIEDTSSEYDKEKLQERLAKLAGGVAVIHVGAATEVEMKEKKARVEDALSATRAAVEEGIVPGGGLTLLKAQEAVAALKLEGDEATGAKIIFRALEEPIRMITNNAGLEGSVIVEHAKSKKGNEGFNALTMVWEDLLVAGVVDPAKVVRSALQNAASIGSMILTTEVTITDKPEKDGPNPMAGMGGGMGGMGGMM; this is encoded by the coding sequence ATGGCTAAAGAAATAGAATACAACGAAACAGCAAGACGTAAACTCCTCGAAGGTGTAAACAAACTCGCTAACGCGGTGAAAGTTACCCTCGGGCCTAAGGGTCGTAACGTAGTTATCGATAAAAAATTCGGCGCTCCCACCATCACAAAAGACGGTGTGACTGTTGCAAAAGAAATCGAACTCGAAGACGCTCTGGAAAACATGGGCGCGCAAATGGTAAAAGAAGTTTCCACAAAGACGAATGACGTCGCCGGAGACGGAACTACCACTGCTACGATTCTTGCTCAATCCATCATCAACGAAGGATTGAAAAACGTTACTGCGGGTGCAAACCCAATGTCTCTGAAAAGAGGGATTGATAAAGCGGTAACAGCGGCAGTGGAAAGCATTCAAAAAAGAGCCGTTAAAATCGAAAACAAAAAAGACATCGCGAACGTTGCCACCATTTCTGCAAACAACGACAGCGCGATCGGAAATCTAATCGCTGACGCGATGGACAAAGTCGGTAAAGACGGAGTCATCACTGTAGAAGAAGCAAAGTCCATCGAAACCACTCTTGACGTGGTAGAAGGAATGCAATTCGACAGAGGATACATTTCACCTTATATGGTGACCGATCCTGAATCCATGATCGCAACTCTGAACGATCCGTTCATCCTCATCTATGACAAAAAGATCTCTTCTATGAAAGATCTGATTCACGTTTTGGAAAAAGTTGCTCAAGCTGGAAAACCTTTAGTAATCATCTCAGAAGAAGTGGAAGGAGAAGCGCTTGCTACGATCGTAGTAAACACTCTTAGAAAAACCATTTCTTGCGTTGCGGTGAAAGCTCCCGGTTTCGGTGACAGAAGAAAATCCATGTTGGAAGACATCGCGATCCTCACCGGCGGACAAGTGATCTCCGAAGACCTCGGAATGAAACTCGAAAACGCTACTCTTCAAATGCTCGGCCGTGCAAACAAAGTGACCGTAGACAAAGAAAACACTACGATCATCGAAGGCAAAGGCCAGACAAAAGATATTCAAGGAAGAATCGGTCAGATCAAAAAACAGATCGAAGATACTTCTTCCGAATACGATAAAGAAAAACTACAAGAAAGACTCGCTAAACTCGCGGGTGGTGTTGCCGTGATACACGTAGGCGCCGCTACCGAAGTAGAAATGAAAGAGAAAAAAGCTCGTGTAGAAGACGCTCTTTCCGCTACTCGCGCAGCCGTGGAAGAAGGAATCGTTCCTGGTGGTGGTCTGACTCTTCTAAAAGCTCAGGAAGCGGTTGCCGCTCTGAAACTCGAAGGCGACGAAGCTACCGGAGCAAAAATCATCTTCAGAGCTCTCGAAGAACCGATTCGTATGATCACGAACAACGCAGGTCTGGAAGGATCCGTTATCGTAGAACACGCGAAGAGCAAAAAAGGAAACGAAGGTTTCAACGCGCTCACTATGGTATGGGAAGATCTTCTCGTAGCCGGAGTCGTTGACCCTGCGAAAGTGGTTCGTTCCGCTCTCCAAAACGCTGCTTCCATCGGTTCTATGATCTTAACTACAGAAGTTACGATCACCGACAAACCTGAAAAAGACGGTCCTAACCCGATGGCGGGAATGGGCGGCGGTATGGGAGGAATGGGCGGAATGATGTAA